In a genomic window of uncultured Flavobacterium sp.:
- the ppk1 gene encoding polyphosphate kinase 1, whose protein sequence is MYEHKYIDREKSWLAFNARVLQEAADNTVPLLDRLRFVGIFSNNLDEFFRVRYAAIRRLSLSGISGEKYLGGVSAHQLIKDITEIVIQQQSESLRILSNIEAELEAENIFIINEDQITRDQESYLKDFFVQKLSPELVTIILNDLAEFPVLKDTLGYLAVRLEMNLNNEIRYAVIEIPKTINRFVVLPSNDEKQYVILIDDVIRYNLGNIFNIFDYKSVSAHMIKITRDAQLDIDSDLSKSMLEKIATSVKDRRIGEPVRFIYDNLIEEDTLQFFLDKMKIVETDSIIPGGRYHNRRDYMSFPNLGRYDLLYKPNEPLPIPGLGLGGSILEKINKKDYLLHAPYQSFSYLTKFLREAALDPKVTSIKITLYRLAKNSQIISSLINAAKNGKKVTVQIELQARFDEATNISYAEQMQTEGIDLIFGIKGLKVHSKICVIERVEDGKARRYGFISTGNFNESTAKIYTDVTLFTCHQGILKDISKIFEFFDINYRVHRYKHLIVSPHYTRTKFVKLIDREILHALAGRKTHIKLKMNSLSDFKMIDKLYEASNAGVKIQLQVRGICSLIPGIPGMSENIEAISIVDNYLEHSRVYIFGNAGLTEVYISSADFMTRNLDGRVEVTCPIYDLEIKKELIDNFNIAWKGNVKVRYHSYKLDNKYKPRNHHAPFRAQFETYKYYQNKVEVIEEVVQRTN, encoded by the coding sequence GTGTACGAACATAAATATATCGATAGAGAAAAAAGTTGGTTAGCGTTTAATGCAAGAGTACTTCAGGAAGCTGCAGATAATACAGTTCCGCTTTTAGACAGATTGCGTTTTGTTGGAATTTTCTCCAACAATTTAGATGAATTTTTTAGAGTTCGTTATGCTGCAATTAGAAGATTGAGCCTGTCAGGAATTTCCGGTGAAAAATATTTAGGAGGAGTTTCTGCCCACCAATTAATCAAAGATATTACTGAGATTGTAATTCAGCAGCAATCAGAAAGTTTGCGTATTTTAAGTAATATTGAAGCAGAGCTTGAAGCCGAAAATATATTTATCATAAACGAAGATCAAATCACAAGAGATCAGGAAAGTTATTTAAAAGATTTTTTCGTTCAAAAATTAAGCCCGGAATTGGTGACGATTATCTTGAATGATTTAGCAGAATTTCCTGTTCTTAAAGACACATTAGGTTATCTGGCAGTTCGTTTAGAAATGAATTTAAACAATGAAATTCGCTACGCCGTTATCGAAATTCCTAAAACAATAAACAGGTTTGTTGTCCTGCCATCAAATGATGAAAAACAATATGTTATTCTTATAGACGATGTTATACGTTATAATTTGGGAAATATTTTTAATATTTTCGATTATAAAAGCGTCTCCGCGCACATGATTAAAATAACACGTGATGCGCAATTGGATATTGACAGTGATTTGAGCAAAAGTATGCTCGAAAAAATTGCAACATCAGTAAAAGATCGAAGAATTGGAGAGCCGGTTCGCTTTATTTATGACAATTTAATTGAAGAAGATACACTCCAGTTTTTTCTGGATAAAATGAAAATAGTAGAAACAGACAGTATAATTCCCGGCGGAAGATATCACAATCGTCGTGATTATATGAGTTTTCCAAATTTAGGAAGATACGATTTACTATATAAACCAAATGAGCCATTACCAATTCCAGGTCTGGGTTTAGGCGGAAGTATTCTGGAAAAAATCAATAAAAAAGATTATTTATTACACGCCCCATATCAGTCATTCTCTTATTTGACAAAGTTTTTGCGTGAAGCCGCTTTAGATCCAAAAGTTACAAGCATAAAAATTACCTTGTATCGCTTGGCAAAAAATTCGCAAATCATTAGTTCTTTGATTAATGCTGCTAAAAATGGTAAAAAAGTAACCGTTCAAATCGAGCTTCAGGCACGTTTTGATGAAGCTACAAATATCTCGTATGCAGAGCAAATGCAAACCGAAGGAATTGATCTTATTTTTGGAATAAAAGGCCTAAAAGTTCACAGTAAAATATGTGTAATAGAAAGAGTTGAAGACGGAAAAGCACGTCGTTACGGATTTATTTCGACAGGAAATTTCAACGAATCAACTGCTAAGATTTATACAGATGTTACCCTTTTTACTTGTCATCAGGGAATTTTGAAAGACATATCTAAAATATTTGAGTTTTTTGACATCAATTATAGAGTACACAGATACAAACATCTAATTGTATCACCACATTATACACGAACGAAATTTGTTAAATTAATAGATCGTGAGATTCTGCACGCATTAGCAGGCCGAAAAACACATATAAAATTAAAAATGAATAGTTTATCTGATTTCAAGATGATCGATAAATTATATGAAGCCAGTAATGCCGGAGTAAAAATACAGCTTCAGGTGAGAGGAATTTGCTCTTTGATTCCGGGAATTCCGGGAATGAGCGAAAACATAGAAGCCATAAGTATCGTCGATAACTATCTGGAACATTCAAGAGTTTATATTTTTGGAAATGCCGGTTTAACCGAAGTCTATATTTCCTCAGCCGATTTTATGACAAGAAACCTTGACGGAAGAGTTGAGGTAACTTGCCCAATTTATGATCTCGAAATTAAAAAAGAACTAATAGATAATTTCAATATAGCATGGAAAGGGAATGTCAAAGTGAGATATCATTCCTATAAATTAGATAATAAATATAAGCCGCGTAATCATCACGCTCCGTTTAGGGCACAGTTTGAAACCTACAAGTATTATCAAAATAAAGTAGAAGTAATTGAGGAGGTAGTACAGCGAACAAATTAA
- a CDS encoding histidine phosphatase family protein has protein sequence MKNLILIRHAKSSWEAPLKDFDRPLMKKGILDAHNVSAKISKFLPKTYIVWSSTAARATETAIIFAQNISYPIESIVYKDDLYTFDERHLEKVIKSCDNSLDSVILFGHNEAITNFVNKFGDVFIENVPTSGFVSLQFDADSWDNINKGKTQKTIFPKDLK, from the coding sequence ATGAAAAATTTAATTTTAATACGGCATGCAAAATCAAGTTGGGAAGCTCCTTTAAAAGATTTCGATAGACCTTTAATGAAGAAAGGTATTTTGGATGCCCATAATGTATCAGCAAAAATTTCAAAATTTCTGCCAAAAACGTATATAGTATGGAGCAGTACTGCCGCTCGAGCCACAGAAACGGCTATTATTTTTGCCCAAAATATTTCATATCCTATTGAAAGTATCGTTTATAAAGACGACCTTTATACCTTTGATGAGAGACATCTCGAAAAGGTTATTAAATCATGTGATAATAGTTTAGATAGCGTTATTCTTTTTGGACATAACGAGGCTATTACAAATTTTGTTAATAAATTTGGGGATGTTTTTATCGAAAATGTTCCTACTTCCGGCTTTGTGTCATTGCAATTTGATGCAGATAGTTGGGACAACATTAATAAAGGTAAAACCCAAAAAACAATTTTCCCCAAAGATTTAAAATAA
- a CDS encoding type IX secretion system membrane protein PorP/SprF: MRTKLFFFVIMFVTISGYAQQDSQYTQYMYNAINVNPAYAGSRGALSIFGLYRTQWVGLDGAPQTASFSANTPINNSHLGVGLSLVNDKIGPTNETTISTDLSYTLQTSADFKLSFGIKGSGNLFNLDVSKLNPEDQGDPQFQDLHNKFSPNIGAGVYWHSDKAYIGLSVPNFIETKKFDDNSYAIYTNKINYYLIAGYVFDLDKLQYIKFKPATLIKMVEGAPLQVDISANFMFFEKFVAGISYRWSASVSGIVGFQISDGLYVGYGYDRETTKLNNYNSGSHEIYLRYEFFKNHSKLTTPRFF; encoded by the coding sequence ATGAGAACAAAATTATTTTTCTTCGTTATCATGTTTGTAACTATTTCTGGTTATGCACAACAAGATTCACAGTATACTCAGTATATGTACAATGCTATAAACGTAAATCCGGCTTATGCAGGATCCAGAGGCGCTTTGAGCATCTTTGGTCTCTACAGGACTCAATGGGTAGGTTTGGATGGAGCTCCACAAACTGCCAGTTTTTCTGCAAACACGCCTATAAACAATAGCCATTTAGGAGTAGGTTTATCATTGGTAAACGATAAAATTGGACCAACAAATGAGACAACTATTTCTACAGATTTATCTTACACCCTTCAAACATCTGCAGATTTCAAACTTTCATTTGGTATTAAAGGAAGTGGTAATTTATTCAATTTAGATGTTAGTAAGCTAAATCCGGAGGATCAGGGAGATCCGCAGTTTCAGGATTTACATAATAAATTTTCACCAAATATTGGCGCAGGTGTTTATTGGCATTCAGATAAAGCCTATATCGGTTTATCAGTTCCAAATTTTATTGAAACCAAAAAATTTGATGATAATAGTTATGCCATTTACACCAATAAAATCAATTATTATCTTATAGCCGGTTACGTATTTGATCTTGACAAATTGCAATATATAAAGTTCAAACCTGCCACGCTTATTAAAATGGTTGAGGGCGCACCACTCCAGGTTGATATTTCTGCCAACTTCATGTTTTTTGAAAAATTTGTCGCAGGGATTTCTTATAGATGGAGTGCATCTGTAAGCGGAATTGTTGGATTTCAAATCAGCGATGGGCTTTATGTAGGATATGGTTACGACCGCGAAACCACAAAACTGAATAACTACAATTCAGGATCGCACGAAATATACCTGCGTTATGAATTCTTCAAAAACCATAGTAAACTTACAACTCCTCGTTTCTTCTAA
- a CDS encoding OmpA family protein, whose product MKNYTLLCLTIISTFSFNSYSQQSKVNSADKKYANYAYIDAIKTYEKVAQKGYKSQEMFEKLGNSYYFNSDFEGAAKWYGELFAMNTNPEPEYYYRYAQSLKSTGQTEKANKILDEFNTKYRDDKRGKLYKDDVNYLDQIKANSGRYIIEDAGVNSKYSDYGSFVYNYKLYFASARDTGNFSQRKHKWTGEYFTNLYDANIDATNNTVSKVHKFKNGLNSKFHEATPVFTKDGKTVYYTRNNYVNGKKGKDENKITLLKIYKATLQNNGKWSNITELPFDSDSYSTAHPALSPDEKTLYFSSDMPGTLGQSDLYKVSINSGGGYGTPENMGKTINTEGKETFPYITNEQEIYFASDGYPGLGGLDVFVGQLEDNGTVSAIQNLGSDINSPKDDFAYIIDPATRLGYFSSNKDGGQGSDDIYKFKETKKLKCIQELNGNITDSKTGAILPGAKVSLYESGSNVPKNSVITDSEGLYNFPIECGKSYTVRAEKQDYSTKEIAVTIGKLTGKTSLPIALDPLICKVTIGDDLGKCFKIKMIYFDLDKSNIRVEAALDLEKILVVLNENPSMKLSIRSHTDSRASFKYNEDLSNRRAKSTIQWLIKNGVAPKRLTGKGYGETQLVNKCADGVSCTEAEHQENRRSEFIITAL is encoded by the coding sequence ATGAAAAATTATACTCTCCTTTGTTTAACAATCATAAGTACTTTTTCATTTAACAGTTATTCTCAACAATCAAAAGTAAATTCTGCCGATAAAAAATACGCCAACTACGCTTATATTGACGCCATAAAAACCTACGAGAAAGTAGCTCAAAAAGGATACAAATCTCAAGAAATGTTCGAAAAACTTGGCAATTCCTATTATTTCAATTCTGATTTTGAAGGAGCTGCAAAATGGTACGGAGAATTATTTGCAATGAATACAAATCCTGAACCTGAGTATTACTACAGATATGCCCAGTCTCTAAAATCAACCGGACAAACTGAGAAAGCAAATAAAATTCTGGATGAGTTTAATACCAAGTATAGAGACGATAAAAGAGGAAAATTATATAAAGATGATGTAAATTATCTGGATCAGATTAAAGCAAATAGCGGCCGTTATATAATTGAAGATGCCGGCGTAAACAGTAAGTATTCAGATTATGGTTCCTTTGTATACAACTACAAATTATACTTTGCCTCTGCAAGAGACACAGGCAATTTTTCGCAGCGAAAACATAAATGGACGGGTGAATACTTTACAAATCTATATGATGCCAATATTGATGCCACAAACAATACTGTTTCTAAAGTACATAAATTTAAAAATGGTCTAAACAGTAAATTTCACGAAGCTACTCCTGTTTTTACAAAAGATGGTAAAACGGTCTACTATACAAGAAATAACTATGTAAATGGTAAAAAAGGAAAAGATGAAAATAAAATTACTTTATTAAAAATCTACAAAGCTACACTGCAAAATAATGGAAAATGGAGCAATATAACAGAACTTCCGTTTGATAGCGACAGTTACAGTACTGCGCATCCTGCACTTAGTCCTGATGAAAAAACACTTTATTTTTCATCTGATATGCCTGGAACCTTAGGGCAATCTGATCTCTACAAAGTTAGTATAAACAGTGGTGGAGGCTATGGTACACCCGAAAATATGGGAAAAACAATTAATACCGAGGGAAAAGAAACTTTCCCTTATATTACAAACGAACAGGAAATCTATTTTGCCTCTGACGGGTATCCCGGATTAGGTGGTCTCGATGTATTTGTGGGCCAACTTGAAGACAACGGAACTGTTAGTGCGATTCAGAATCTTGGCAGTGATATAAACTCTCCTAAAGATGATTTTGCATACATTATTGATCCGGCTACGAGACTAGGCTATTTTAGTTCAAATAAAGATGGTGGTCAGGGCTCTGATGATATCTATAAATTCAAAGAAACAAAAAAACTAAAATGCATTCAGGAATTAAACGGAAATATAACGGACTCAAAAACAGGTGCAATTTTACCCGGTGCAAAAGTTTCTCTATATGAGAGCGGCTCAAATGTTCCTAAAAACTCTGTTATTACTGATTCTGAAGGGCTTTATAATTTTCCTATAGAATGCGGAAAAAGCTATACCGTTCGAGCCGAAAAACAAGATTATTCGACTAAAGAAATTGCTGTAACAATTGGAAAACTAACCGGAAAAACAAGTCTGCCAATTGCTTTAGATCCGTTAATTTGTAAAGTGACTATTGGTGATGATTTAGGCAAATGCTTTAAAATAAAAATGATTTATTTTGACTTAGATAAATCAAATATCCGCGTCGAAGCTGCTCTGGACTTAGAGAAAATATTAGTGGTATTAAATGAGAATCCTTCTATGAAATTAAGCATTCGGTCTCACACAGACAGCCGCGCGTCATTTAAATACAACGAAGATTTATCTAATCGTAGAGCAAAATCTACTATACAATGGCTGATTAAAAATGGCGTAGCTCCTAAAAGATTAACCGGTAAAGGCTATGGAGAAACCCAACTTGTAAACAAATGCGCCGATGGTGTTTCATGTACCGAAGCTGAACATCAGGAAAACAGACGCAGTGAATTTATTATTACGGCACTATAA
- a CDS encoding CAP domain-containing protein translates to MKKILCAMLFIVINITMNSCSADTAEGKENSNSTSTEKIVTSYTYSDAELETMQLINNYRVSIGLNALEKINYISYKCEEHNKYMIANNVVNHDDFVARSNDIMNVLGDKYVGENVAYNYRTSDAVLKAWLESPGHRQNIEGNFTHFGISITIDPKTGYKYYTNIFARM, encoded by the coding sequence ATGAAGAAGATTTTGTGCGCCATGCTGTTCATTGTAATAAATATTACAATGAACTCATGTTCTGCCGATACTGCAGAAGGAAAAGAAAATAGCAATAGTACTTCGACCGAAAAAATAGTAACGAGCTACACTTATAGTGATGCTGAGCTTGAAACAATGCAACTAATAAACAATTACCGAGTAAGTATTGGTTTAAATGCATTAGAAAAAATCAATTATATTTCTTATAAATGCGAAGAGCATAATAAATACATGATCGCAAACAATGTTGTTAATCATGACGATTTTGTTGCGCGTTCTAATGATATTATGAATGTGCTTGGAGATAAATATGTTGGCGAAAATGTAGCTTATAATTATAGAACTTCTGATGCTGTACTAAAAGCCTGGTTGGAAAGCCCGGGTCACAGGCAGAATATAGAAGGAAACTTTACGCATTTTGGAATATCGATAACTATAGATCCTAAAACAGGATATAAATATTATACAAATATATTCGCAAGAATGTAG
- the pdxH gene encoding pyridoxamine 5'-phosphate oxidase encodes MNDLSNYRKSYEKSELLETNIPEDPINLFNRWFHEVEDFGASGEVNAMTVSTIGLDGFPKSRVVLLKKFSEEGFIFYTNYDSEKGKAIAANPHVCLSFFWQEMERQVIIKGIAEKTSENISDGYFDSRPDGSKLGAIVSHQSEVIPSRAFLEENLKKLEKEFEGKSIPRPKNWGGFLVTPLEVEFWQGRPNRLHDRIRYTSQSDFSWKIERLSS; translated from the coding sequence ATGAACGATTTAAGTAATTATAGAAAGTCTTACGAGAAAAGTGAATTATTAGAAACTAATATTCCTGAAGATCCAATTAATCTTTTTAACAGATGGTTTCATGAAGTGGAAGATTTTGGCGCAAGCGGAGAAGTAAATGCCATGACAGTTTCGACAATTGGTTTAGATGGTTTTCCGAAATCGAGAGTTGTTTTATTAAAGAAATTCTCTGAAGAAGGTTTTATTTTTTACACCAATTATGATTCTGAAAAAGGAAAAGCAATTGCCGCAAACCCTCATGTTTGTTTGTCATTTTTTTGGCAGGAAATGGAACGTCAGGTAATTATTAAAGGAATTGCTGAAAAAACTTCTGAAAATATTTCAGACGGTTATTTTGATTCTCGCCCTGACGGAAGTAAGCTTGGTGCAATTGTTTCGCATCAGAGTGAGGTCATTCCGTCAAGAGCATTTTTAGAAGAAAACTTAAAGAAACTGGAAAAAGAATTTGAAGGAAAATCAATTCCGAGACCTAAAAATTGGGGAGGATTTTTAGTAACTCCTTTAGAGGTAGAATTTTGGCAGGGAAGACCTAATAGATTGCATGATAGAATTCGTTATACAAGCCAATCTGATTTCTCATGGAAGATTGAACGACTATCTTCGTAG
- a CDS encoding ribonuclease Z, whose protein sequence is MKLTILGCYAATPRTITNPTAQVLEIKNRMFLIDCGEGTQVQLRKNKIKFSKINHIFISHLHGDHFFGLIGTISTFALLGRTTDLHIYGPKGIKEIITLQLRLSSSWTTYELFYHELESKESEVIFEDSKVIVKTIPLKHRVYTNGFLFQEKPGDRKLNVDAVQQYNIHTAYYQKIKGGGNVTLDDGTVIENEKLSFDPIPSLSYAFCSDTVYNEDIIPIIENVDVLYHESTFLESEAALALKTLHSTAIEAAKIALKANVKHLVLGHYSTRYDGIERFKEEAETVFPNVLLGDDGVSFEFI, encoded by the coding sequence TTGAAGCTTACAATACTTGGCTGTTATGCCGCAACTCCCAGAACGATTACCAACCCAACAGCGCAGGTTTTAGAAATTAAAAACAGAATGTTTTTGATTGATTGCGGAGAAGGAACTCAAGTACAATTGCGTAAAAACAAGATTAAATTCTCAAAAATTAATCACATTTTTATTTCGCATTTACATGGAGATCACTTTTTTGGTCTGATTGGTACTATTTCGACTTTTGCACTTCTAGGACGTACTACTGATTTGCATATTTATGGTCCAAAGGGAATCAAAGAAATCATTACTTTACAATTGAGATTATCCAGTTCCTGGACAACGTATGAGTTGTTTTATCATGAATTGGAATCTAAAGAAAGCGAAGTTATTTTTGAAGATAGTAAAGTAATTGTAAAAACGATTCCGTTAAAACATCGCGTTTACACAAACGGATTTTTGTTTCAGGAAAAACCCGGAGATAGAAAATTAAATGTAGATGCTGTTCAGCAATACAATATTCATACAGCTTATTATCAAAAAATAAAAGGCGGCGGAAATGTAACGCTTGACGATGGAACTGTAATCGAAAATGAGAAATTATCTTTTGATCCGATTCCGTCATTGAGTTATGCTTTTTGTTCAGATACCGTTTATAACGAAGATATTATTCCGATAATTGAAAACGTAGATGTTTTGTATCACGAATCTACTTTTCTGGAATCTGAAGCTGCTTTGGCATTAAAAACATTGCATTCTACCGCAATAGAAGCCGCAAAGATCGCCTTAAAGGCAAATGTTAAACATTTGGTTTTAGGACATTATTCTACAAGATATGACGGAATAGAACGTTTTAAGGAAGAAGCAGAAACCGTTTTTCCAAATGTTTTATTAGGAGATGATGGAGTTTCTTTTGAGTTTATTTAA
- a CDS encoding ribonuclease Z encodes MKVDQKGHTVTIKDTQGDFNSFLEKVTQQFKTFEKQNIIIDLSADPGLTEKDLKLFMPLSKQQKKGKKSFVVVVSDLDFNAISHKLIVVPSLLEAHDIIEMEEIERDLGF; translated from the coding sequence ATGAAAGTAGATCAAAAAGGACATACCGTTACGATTAAAGATACCCAGGGAGATTTTAATTCTTTTTTGGAGAAAGTAACGCAGCAGTTTAAAACCTTTGAAAAACAAAATATTATAATTGATTTATCAGCAGATCCCGGATTGACTGAGAAGGATTTGAAGCTTTTTATGCCACTTTCGAAACAACAGAAAAAAGGCAAAAAATCATTTGTAGTTGTAGTCTCTGATCTTGACTTTAATGCTATTTCGCATAAATTAATTGTAGTCCCTTCACTTTTAGAAGCACACGATATTATCGAAATGGAAGAAATTGAAAGAGACTTAGGATTTTAA
- a CDS encoding aspartate carbamoyltransferase catalytic subunit has protein sequence MKELSVNHLLGIKYINENDINLIFETADHFKEVINRPIKKVPSLRDITIANIFFENSTRTKLSFELAQKRLSADVISFSAAQSSVKKGETLIDTVNNILSMKVDMVVMRHSNPGAAYFLSKNVKASIVNAGDGAHEHPTQALLDSYSIREKLGDVTGKKVVIVGDILHSRVALSNIYALQMQGAEVKVCGPKTLIPRYIESLGVTVEPNLRKALEWCDVANMLRVQNERMDVNFFPSTREYAQQYGVDKPLLDSLGKEIVIMHPGPINRGVEITSEVADSDHSVILNQVENGVAIRMAVIYLLASKIQ, from the coding sequence ATGAAAGAATTAAGCGTAAATCACTTATTAGGAATTAAATATATCAACGAGAATGATATTAACCTAATTTTTGAAACGGCCGATCATTTTAAAGAAGTCATTAACCGACCTATTAAAAAAGTTCCTTCATTACGAGATATTACCATTGCTAACATTTTTTTCGAAAACAGTACCAGAACAAAACTTTCTTTTGAGTTAGCACAAAAACGATTATCTGCAGATGTTATTAGTTTTTCGGCAGCACAATCATCTGTTAAAAAAGGAGAAACTTTAATTGATACTGTAAACAATATTCTATCTATGAAAGTAGATATGGTAGTAATGCGCCACTCCAATCCCGGAGCGGCTTATTTTTTATCTAAAAATGTCAAAGCAAGTATCGTAAATGCCGGAGACGGAGCGCACGAACATCCAACTCAGGCTTTATTAGATAGTTATTCTATCAGAGAAAAATTAGGAGATGTAACCGGGAAAAAAGTAGTAATTGTAGGCGATATTCTGCATTCAAGAGTAGCCTTATCAAACATATATGCTTTGCAAATGCAAGGCGCTGAAGTTAAAGTATGCGGGCCAAAAACATTGATTCCAAGATATATCGAATCACTAGGAGTTACAGTCGAACCAAATTTGCGAAAAGCATTAGAATGGTGTGATGTTGCAAACATGCTTCGTGTACAGAATGAGCGTATGGATGTAAACTTTTTTCCATCAACGCGTGAATATGCACAACAATATGGTGTAGATAAACCTTTATTGGATTCGCTAGGAAAAGAAATCGTAATCATGCACCCGGGACCAATCAATAGAGGAGTAGAGATTACATCTGAAGTTGCTGACTCTGATCATTCTGTGATTTTGAATCAGGTCGAAAATGGTGTAGCGATCAGAATGGCCGTAATTTATCTTTTGGCTTCTAAGATTCAATAA
- the pyrR gene encoding bifunctional pyr operon transcriptional regulator/uracil phosphoribosyltransferase PyrR, with product MSQKVLLNSKEVTIILHRLACQLIEKHLDFSDTILVGIQPRGVFLAERLKQILENEYKVPAISLGYLDITFFRDDFRRTDKPLEANKTQINFIVEDKKVIFIDDVLFTGRSIRSALTAIQSFGRPSEIELLVLIDRRFSRNLPIQPDYRGRQVDAINNEKVKVSWKENDGEDVVHLVTN from the coding sequence ATGAGCCAAAAAGTATTACTTAATTCAAAAGAAGTTACTATCATACTCCATCGTTTGGCTTGTCAGTTAATCGAAAAACATCTTGATTTCTCCGATACTATTTTAGTGGGGATTCAGCCAAGAGGCGTTTTTTTAGCTGAACGTTTAAAACAAATATTAGAAAACGAATACAAGGTTCCTGCAATTTCTTTAGGATATCTGGACATTACTTTTTTTAGAGATGATTTTCGTCGTACTGATAAACCGCTGGAAGCCAATAAAACACAAATAAATTTTATAGTCGAAGACAAGAAAGTCATTTTTATAGATGACGTTTTGTTTACCGGACGAAGCATTCGTTCTGCCTTAACCGCGATTCAATCTTTTGGGCGACCTTCAGAAATTGAATTGTTAGTGTTAATCGACAGACGTTTTAGCCGTAATTTACCTATTCAGCCTGATTATCGTGGTCGTCAGGTAGATGCCATAAATAATGAAAAAGTAAAGGTAAGCTGGAAAGAAAATGATGGTGAAGATGTAGTTCACTTGGTGACAAATTAG
- a CDS encoding DUF262 domain-containing protein, translating into MARQIAAHPDKKTISDLIGKIQREELILQPEFQREFVWTPKHMEKFIQTILDGFPFPEIYISQKGINLDTLTTQNVVVDGQQRLTTIKRYIDGTYDFEKSIPLFKDLDGQEKTDFLNYDVTVRDLKDAAPETIIEIFKRINSTNFTLTAIEINKAIYNGEFISCAKEILEIIKSKDLKVDIFSESELTRMADLHFILLVLSTIEEGGYFTRDNEVEKYIAQFNNEYPDQHQKQEKLSNVLIDILTSELEDDSIWFRKSNFFTIVVELYFNNTKVADILEELNNFEELVLTNKNEDKNSNEFALYYSNMYTGTNNRSSRVIRSELFRKNILKL; encoded by the coding sequence ATGGCAAGACAAATAGCAGCTCACCCAGATAAAAAAACAATATCAGATCTAATAGGAAAAATTCAGCGCGAAGAATTAATTCTTCAACCAGAATTTCAAAGAGAATTTGTTTGGACACCAAAACACATGGAAAAATTTATACAAACTATACTTGATGGATTTCCCTTTCCCGAAATATACATTTCTCAAAAAGGCATTAATCTTGACACATTAACAACTCAAAATGTAGTGGTTGACGGTCAACAAAGACTAACTACAATTAAAAGATATATTGATGGAACATATGATTTTGAAAAATCTATACCTTTATTTAAAGACCTAGATGGTCAAGAAAAAACTGATTTTTTAAATTATGATGTAACAGTAAGGGATTTAAAAGATGCTGCTCCAGAAACAATTATTGAAATATTTAAGCGTATTAATTCTACAAACTTTACACTAACAGCAATTGAAATAAATAAAGCTATTTATAATGGTGAATTTATTTCCTGTGCAAAAGAAATTTTAGAAATAATAAAATCTAAAGACCTAAAAGTAGATATCTTCAGCGAAAGCGAATTGACTAGAATGGCTGATCTACATTTTATCTTATTAGTTTTATCTACAATTGAAGAGGGAGGATATTTTACTCGTGATAACGAAGTAGAAAAATATATTGCTCAATTTAACAATGAATATCCAGATCAACATCAAAAACAAGAAAAATTATCAAATGTACTAATAGATATATTAACAAGTGAATTAGAAGATGATTCCATTTGGTTTAGAAAATCTAATTTTTTCACAATCGTAGTTGAACTCTATTTTAACAACACCAAAGTTGCTGATATATTAGAAGAATTAAATAATTTTGAAGAACTTGTACTTACAAATAAAAATGAAGACAAGAATTCAAATGAATTTGCTCTATATTATTCCAACATGTATACAGGAACAAACAATAGATCATCAAGAGTCATTAGAAGTGAACTCTTTAGAAAGAATATATTAAAATTATAA